A genomic window from Prunus persica cultivar Lovell chromosome G2, Prunus_persica_NCBIv2, whole genome shotgun sequence includes:
- the LOC18787387 gene encoding 5-oxoprolinase: MGSANDNKLRFCIDRGGTFTDVYAEIPGQPDGQVLKLLSVDPSNYDDAPVEGIRRILEEFTGKKISRASKIPTDKIEWIRMGTTVATNALLERKGERIALCVTRGFRDLLQIGNQARPKIFDLTVSKPSNLYEEVIEVDERVELANDNQDSSSASLVKGVSGEMVKVVKPIDVETLKPLLQGLLEKGISCLAVVLMHSYTYPQHEVAVERLAESLGFRHVSLSSALTPMVRAVPRGLTASVDAYLTPVIKEYLSGFMSKFDEGVEKVNVLFMQSDGGLAPESRFSGHKAVLSGPAGGVVGYSQTLFGLETEKPLIGFDMGGTSTDVSRYAGTYEQVLETQIAGAIIQAPQLDISTVAAGGGSKLKFQFGAFRVGPESVGAHPGPVCYRKGGELAVTDANLVLGYVIPDYFPSIFGPNEDEPLDIRATRDEFDKLASQINSYRKSQDPSAKDMTVEEIALGFVNVANETMCRPIRQLTEMKGHETRNHALACFGGAGPQHACAIARSLGMKEVLIHRFCGILSAYGMGLADVVEEAQEPYSAVYSLESVQEASHREAILLSQVRQKLQEQGFRDENMTTETYLNLRYEGTDTSIMVKKRITEDGRGCNYNLDFVELFQQEYGFKLLNRNILICDVRVRGVGVTNILKPLALERTSCSPKVEGNYKVYFGNGWQETPLYKLEKLGYGHIMAGPAIIMNGNSTVIVEPNCKAIITKYGNIKIEIDSTSSTMKVVEKVANVVQLSIFNHRFMGIAEQMGRTLQRTSISTNIKERLDFSCALFGPDGGLVANAPHVPVHLGAMSSTVRWQINYWGDNLSEGDVLVTNHPCAGGSHLPDITVITPVFDNGKLVFFVASRGHHAEIGGITPGSMPPFSKSIWEEGAALKAFKLVEKGIFQEEGITKLLRFPCSDELAQKIPGTRRLQDNLSDLRAQVAANKRGITLIKELIEQYGLDTVQAYMTYVQLNAEEAVREMLKSVAARVLSQPSSSGDRSSVTIEEEDYMDDGSIIHLKLTIDSDNGEANFDFSGTSPEVYGNWNAPEAVTAAAVIYCLRCLVDVDIPLNQGCLAPVKIYIPPGSFLSPSDKAAVVGGNVLTSQRITDVVLTAFQACACSQGCMNNLTFGDETFGYYETIGGGSGAGPTWDGTSGVQCHMTNTRMTDPEIFEQRYPVLLHKFGLRENSGGVGYHKGGDGLVREIEFKRPIVVSILSERRVHTPRGLKGGKDGARGANFLITQDKRRVYLGGKNTVEVQPGEILQILTPGGGGWGSPL; encoded by the coding sequence ATGGGGAGTGCCAATGACAACAAACTCAGATTTTGCATTGACAGAGGGGGAACCTTCACTGATGTTTACGCTGAGATCCCAGGTCAGCCTGATGGACAAGTTTTAAAACTTTTGTCTGTTGATCCATCGAACTATGACGATGCTCCAGTTGAAGGAATTCGGAGGATTCTTGAAGAGTTTACTGGGAAGAAAATTTCCCGTGCTTCAAAAATACCGACTGATAAGATAGAATGGATAAGGATGGGTACAACTGTGGCAACAAATGCACTTTTGGAGAGAAAAGGGGAAAGGATTGCTCTCTGTGTGACTCGGGGTTTCCGAGATTTGCTCCAGATTGGTAACCAGGCTCGTCCCAAAATATTTGATCTCACTGTATCAAAACCGTCAAACCTTTATGAGGAGGTTATTGAGGTTGACGAGAGAGTTGAGCTGGCAAATGATAATCAAGATTCTTCTTCTGCGTCGTTAGTTAAAGGAGTTTCTGGTGAGATGGTTAAAGTTGTAAAGCCTATTGATGTAGAAACTTTGAAGCCTTTACTCCAAGGATTGTTGGAGAAGGGGATTAGCTGTTTGGCTGTTGTGTTAATGCATTCTTATACTTACCCACAGCATGAAGTAGCTGTTGAAAGGCTAGCTGAGAGTTTGGGCTTCAGACATGTTTCCTTATCTTCAGCTTTGACACCCATGGTTCGAGCTGTTCCTCGGGGTCTAACAGCTAGTGTTGATGCATATTTGACGCCAGTGATCAAAGAGTACCTATCAGGGTTCATGTCTAAATTTGATGAAGGTGTAGAGAAGGtgaatgttttatttatgcaaTCTGACGGTGGACTTGCACCAGAAAGTCGATTTTCAGGTCACAAAGCTGTTTTGTCTGGTCCTGCTGGTGGAGTTGTGGGTTACTCACAGACACTTTTTGGGCTTGAAACTGAGAAACCTCTCATTGGGTTTGACATGGGTGGCACATCTACAGATGTGAGCCGTTATGCAGGGACTTATGAACAAGTCCTGGAAACCCAGATTGCTGGTGCCATAATACAAGCACCTCAGCTTGACATAAGTACTGTAGCTGCTGGTGGCGGTTCAAAGTTAAAGTTCCAGTTTGGAGCTTTCCGGGTGGGACCAGAATCAGTGGGTGCACATCCTGGTCCAGTGTGTTACCGAAAAGGTGGGGAGTTGGCAGTTACAGATGCAAACTTAGTTCTAGGATATGTAATTCCTGATTATTTCCCATCAATATTTGGCCCCAATGAAGATGAGCCTCTAGATATCAGGGCAACAAGAGACGAGTTTGACAAGCTTGCAAGCCAAATAAATTCCTACAGAAAGAGCCAGGATCCCTCTGCAAAGGACATGACAGTGGAGGAGATAGCACTGGGATTTGTAAATGTTGCCAATGAGACTATGTGCCGTCCAATAAGGCAATTAACTGAGATGAAGGGCCATGAAACAAGGAACCATGCCCTTGCTTGCTTTGGAGGTGCTGGGCCTCAGCATGCCTGCGCAATTGCTAGGTCATTGGGTATGAAAGAAGTACTTATACACAGGTTCTGTGGAATCTTAAGTGCTTATGGGATGGGATTGGCAGATGTTGTAGAAGAGGCACAGGAGCCATACTCCGCAGTTTACAGTCTTGAATCGGTTCAGGAGGCCTCTCACAGAGAAGCTATTTTACTGAGTCAAGTAAGGCAGAAGCTGCAAGAGCAAGGTTTTAGAGATGAAAATATGACAACAGAGACATATCTGAATTTGAGATATGAAGGTACAGACACCTCAATCATGGTTAAGAAACGAATTACTGAAGATGGGAGAGGATGTAACTACAATCTGGACTTTGTGGAACTATTCCAGCAGGAGTATGGATTTAAATTACTGAATAGGAATATCCTAATATGTGATGTTCGGGTTCGCGGTGTAGGAGTCACCAATATATTGAAGCCCCTGGCTCTAGAACGTACTTCGTGTTCTCCTAAAGTTGAAGGTAATTACAAGGTTTATTTTGGAAATGGGTGGCAGGAAACACCTCTATACAAGCTTGAGAAACTGGGGTATGGGCATATCATGGCGGGTCCGGCAATAATCATGAACGGGAATAGTACTGTGATAGTAGAACCTAACTGTAAAGCTATAATAACTAAATATGGtaacattaaaattgaaattgactCTACTTCAAGCACCATGAAAGTAGTGGAAAAGGTTGCTAATGTTGTGCAGCTCTCAATCTTCAATCATAGATTTATGGGTATAGCAGAACAGATGGGAAGGACCCTGCAGAGAACTTCTATATCAACTAACATCAAGGAACGACTAGATTTCTCTTGTGCCCTCTTTGGACCTGATGGGGGACTAGTTGCCAATGCCCCTCATGTCCCTGTGCACTTAGGAGCAATGTCAAGTACTGTTCGGTGGCAGATCAACTACTGGGGTGACAATTTGAGTGAAGGAGATGTTTTGGTCACAAATCACCCTTGTGCCGGAGGTAGTCATCTTCCTGATATAACTGTTATTACACCTGTCTTTGATAATGGAAAGCTGGTGTTTTTTGTGGCAAGTAGAGGGCATCATGCAGAGATTGGGGGTATCACTCCTGGAAGCATGCCACCTTTTTCAAAGTCTATATGGGAAGAAGGGGCCGCCTTAAAAGCTTTTAAGCTTGTTGAAAAAGGGATTTTTCAAGAAGAAGGAATCACTAAACTTCTTCGATTCCCCTGTTCTGATGAATTGGCTCAAAAGATCCCTGGAACTCGCAGGCTTCAAGATAATCTATCAGATCTTCGAGCTCAAGTAGCTGCAAACAAGAGAGGAATTACCCTTATCAAAGAGCTAATTGAGCAGTATGGTTTGGACACTGTTCAGGCTTACATGACCTATGTACAGCTGAATGCAGAAGAAGCAGTGAGAGAAATGCTGAAGTCTGTTGCTGCTAGAGTTTTATCTCAGCCATCTAGTTCTGGAGATAGGAGTTCTGTTACTATTGAAGAAGAGGATTACATGGACGATGGGTCCATTATTCATTTGAAACTTACCATTGATTCTGATAATGGTGaagcaaattttgattttagtgGAACCAGTCCTGAAGTATATGGGAATTGGAATGCTCCAGAAGCCgtaacagcagcagcagttaTATACTGTCTTCGCTGCTTGGTGGATGTGGATATTCCTCTCAATCAAGGTTGTTTGGCTCCTGTGAAAATCTATATTCCACCAggctcatttctctctccaagTGATAAAGCTGCTGTGGTGGGTGGTAACGTTCTCACTTCTCAGAGAATAACTGATGTTGTACTTACTGCATTTCAGGCTTGTGCTTGTTCACAGGGTTGTATGAATAATCTCACTTTTGGGGATGAGACATTTGGTTATTATGAAACAATTGGAGGTGGAAGTGGAGCTGGTCCGACCTGGGATGGGACAAGCGGAGTCCAGTGTCATATGACCAATACCCGAATGACTGATCCAGAAATTTTTGAGCAGAGATATCCAGTTCTTTTGCATAAATTTGGCCTGAGAGAGAACAGCGGGGGAGTTGGATATCACAAAGGGGGTGATGGACTTGTGAGGGAGATAGAGTTCAAGCGTCCAATTGTTGTGAGCATTCTTTCAGAGAGGCGTGTTCACACACCAAGGGGATTGAAAGGAGGGAAAGACGGGGCTCGTGGGGCTAATTTCCTAATCACACAAGATAAAAGAAGGGTTTACCTCGGGGGTAAAAACACAGTTGAAGTGCAGCCAGGGGAAATTCTTCAGATTTTAACTcctggtggtggtggatggGGCTCTCCTCTTTGA
- the LOC18787427 gene encoding uncharacterized protein LOC18787427 has product MEQRKGDARISLISAVFFFCIIAGGVFLFLYMLLPEEKSHPWYPLVGMVLVAIPWAFWLFTCVYRCCKPEGTQTADSDHYAKAGSSRAATIPNTSGVFTAGNASAAESPVHSPDGERKVQFAGVVVMGDEDQGGRGGQKGNENHHQTIDMENHNGINDSVGSADSEMPLRLMV; this is encoded by the coding sequence ATGGAGCAAAGAAAAGGAGATGCTAGAATCTCTCTCATCTCCgcagtcttcttcttctgcattATCGCCGGTGGAgtgtttcttttcctttacATGCTTCTACCTGAAGAAAAATCCCACCCGTGGTATCCCCTTGTTGGCATGGTACTTGTGGCAATTCCATGGGCCTTTTGGCTCTTCACATGTGTCTACAGATGCTGTAAGCCCGAAGGCACGCAGACTGCAGACAGCGACCATTATGCCAAGGCAGGAAGCAGCCGGGCAGCCACCATCCCGAACACGAGTGGCGTATTCACAGCTGGCAATGCATCAGCTGCAGAGTCCCCTGTGCATTCCCCTGATGGTGAACGCAAGGTGCAGTTTGCAGGGGTGGTTGTGATGGGGGATGAAGATCAAGGTGGTCGTGGAGGGCAGAAAGGAAACGAAAACCATCATCAAACCATAGATATGGAAAATCATAATGGGATTAATGATTCGGTTGGCTCTGCAGATAGTGAAATGCCATTGAGATTGATggtttga
- the LOC109947365 gene encoding uncharacterized protein LOC109947365, with protein MPTLPRFVVVTSNTNGKYLRYIDEDIKNDVPAGYLKFSGQEAGSQYAKFEVEMAKSRCNEGLVHIKCCYNNKYWVRRRPDSYLIAAVADEPVEDKSKYSCTLFEPVYINDDFLVGDDKSTNHILVLRFRHTGRGEYLTIYKANDRPALSGGLLSGDRVPNPKLFDVFTVTDWESLFMMLPKYVAFKGHDGNLLGTCLNEVFASADGGLSYSSGILWRLTKGDWICLDADNSTSLKRFPVTEKITSDDSEANNEEVKELGVSKEIYNVTFRLGDAMIYNKKVVEIVMGEAVNRTQETQTVELKLSYKKTRSGSLKSSVFKLGVQSSIDGEVPIIADNGKIEVDEFAESVERRKTGTATTFTCNVNEAAVYKVVLPAMAMVKVRLLATKASYDVPFSYTERETLADGKIITNDMDDGVYCGTNTFNFKFETTEKDLTFHQSANTL; from the coding sequence atgcCAACTCTACCAAGGTTTGTGGTGGTGACATCAAACACAAACGGGAAATACTTGCGGTACATAGATGAAGACATCAAGAACGATGTGCCAGCAGGGTATCTCAAGTTCTCTGGACAAGAGGCAGGTAGCCAATACGCGAAGTTTGAAGTGGAGATGGCAAAGAGTAGGTGCAATGAGGGGCTTGTCCACATCAAGTGTTGTTACAACAACAAATACTGGGTAAGGCGTCGGCCTGATAGCTACTTGATCGCTGCTGTGGCTGATGAACCAGTGGAAGACAAATCTAAGTACTCGTGTACCTTGTTCGAGCCGGTGTACATAAACGATGATTTCCTAGTCGGCGATGATAAAAGCACAAACCATATACTGGTGCTCCGATTCCGCCATACCGGACGTGGAGAGTACCTAACCATTTATAAGGCCAATGACAGGCCAGCGCTAAGTGGAGGCTTGCTCTCAGGAGATAGAGTCCCTAACCCCAAGTTGTTCGATGTGTTCACTGTCACCGATTGGGAATCGCTGTTCATGATGCTTCCCAAATATGTGGCGTTCAAGGGCCATGATGGTAACTTGCTCGGCACCTGCTTGAACGAGGTCTTTGCCAGCGCCGATGGAGGCCTCTCCTATTCCTCGGGCATATTGTGGAGGCTGACCAAGGGCGATTGGATCTGCCTTGACGCAGATAACTCAACCAGCCTCAAGAGATTTCCCGTCACTGAAAAAATTACAAGCGACGACTCAGAAGCCAACAACGAGGAGGTGAAAGAGCTTGGAGTTTCAAAGGAGATCTATAACGTCACTTTCCGCCTCGGGGACGCCATGATCTACAACAAGAAGGTTGTCGAAATTGTCATGGGAGAGGCGGTTAACCGTACCCAAGAAACTCAAACTGTCGAGCTGAAGCTCTCGTATAAAAAAACTAGGAGCGGAAGCTTGAAGTCCAGCGTGTTCAAGTTGGGCGTCCAAAGCAGCATCGACGGTGAGGTTCCAATCATCGCAGACAACGGAAAGATCGAGGTTGATGAGTTTGCAGAATCAGTGGAGAGGCGAAAAACCGGGACAGCCACAACATTCACATGTAATGTAAACGAGGCTGCTGTTTATAAGGTTGTGCTGCCGGCAATGGCTATGGTGAAGGTGAGGCTTCTAGCGACCAAGGCTTCTTACGATGTTCCCTTCTCCTATACGGAGCGCGAAACTCTTGCTGACGGGAAAATAATTACCAACGACATGGATGATGGGGTTTACTGTGGCACCAATACCTTCAACTTCAAGTTCGAGACCACAGAAAAAGATTTAACATTTCACCAGTCAGCCAATACATTGTAA
- the LOC18785633 gene encoding BTB/POZ domain-containing protein At5g17580 isoform X3, which yields MELLAAKSAKFAALLEDNSKEDLSHFLRNMPADPETLELVARFYHGFQLQISTEKVVPLICVAHYLEMTENHSKNNLLGQALSFFQETILPSWNETVKAFRTTEKFLRHSLKLGLVEACMKSIITKALANPSLLGEPIKNSTKYVDDSEEEDEGYKPSARRRLFDLDFKSEDLTTLSLELYEPVIHEMNKHGVPSPYVAASLCNYTKKWVLSGSGEAVKSNYKKEILEAVERHLPPEKGLVPCTLLFEILRFANVLEVSSECRNGIEIRIGKQLDQAAVKDLLIPSQGYSKEMQYDIVCVRRILKVFYGSYTSSDISGLIAVAELIEDFLAEVASDIDLNIDTFVDLAEMSLAASLGTQRTLDGIYRAVDIYLDKHRHLTESEREEVCRVLDFQKVSPEAYEHAAKNEKLPLRVVVQVLFAGQLQLRDRILKEVQDSDDKSTKEEAEENEEKLDFGEEEMRSEMEKMSMKVMELERECNMMRKEIDNGGSPKVRKEKTSLWREMKRKFGCVNSVHDSNCQLKKKKKKKMHPKQGV from the exons ATG GAGCTTCTGGCTGCAAAATCAGCCAAATTTGCTGCCTTACTCGAAGATAATTCCAAGGAAGATCTTTCTCATTTCCTCAGAAATATGCCTGCTGACCCCGAAACTCTTGAGCTTGTTGCCAGATTCTACCATGGCtttcaacttcaaatttcTACTGAGAAAGTTGTCCCCCTCATTTGTGTTGCTCACTACTTGGAGATGACAGAAAATCACAGCAAAAACAATCTTTTGGGCCAggctctttctttttttcaagaaacaaTACTCCCCAGCTGGAATGAAACTGTCAAGGCTTTCCGAACCACAGAAAAGTTCCTTCGACACTCCTTGAAGCTTGGATTGGTTGAGGCCTGCATGAAATCTATCATTACAAAGGCACTAGCTAATCCCAGCCTTCTTGGAGAACCAATCAAGAATTCCACCAAGTATGTGGATGATAGTGAGGAGGAGGACGAAGGCTATAAGCCGAGTGCAAGGAGAAGACTCTTTGACCTTGATTTTAAATCGGAGGATCTGACAACACTGTCCCTCGAACTCTATGAGCCAGTCATCCATGAAATGAATAAGCATGGAGTTCCATCACCGTACGTGGCTGCATCCCTTTGTAACTATACAAAGAAATGGGTTTTATCTGGCAGTGGAGAGGCAGTCAAGAGTAACTACAAAAAGGAAATCCTTGAAGCTGTGGAGAGGCATTTGCCTCCTGAGAAAGGACTTGTTCCATGCACCTTATTGTTCGAAATCCTCCGGTTTGCTAATGTTTTGGAAGTTAGCTCTGAATGTAGAAATGGGATTGAGATTAGAATCGGAAAACAACTGGACCAGGCAGCAGTCAAAGACCTCTTAATCCCTTCTCAAGGCTATTCCAAGGAAATGCAATATGATATTGTATGCGTGAGGAGGATATTGAAAGTTTTCTATGGCAGTTACACTTCGTCGGACATATCTGGGCTAATTGCAGTGGCAGAACTCATTGAGGATTTCTTGGCCGAAGTTGCAAGTGACATAGATTTGAACATAGATACATTTGTTGACTTAGCAGAGATGTCACTTGCAGCATCATTGGGAACACAAAGAACCTTGGATGGAATATACAGGGCAGTTGATATCTACTTAGATAAGCATAGGCACTTGACAGAGTCAGAGCGAGAGGAAGTGTGTCGAGTTTTGGATTTTCAGAAAGTGTCCCCTGAAGCTTATGAGCATGCTgctaaaaatgaaaagttgCCTTTAAGGGTGGTGGTGCAAGTGTTGTTTGCAGGGCAGTTGCAGCTGCGAGACAGGATCCTGAAGGAGGTGCAGGATTCTGATGACAAATCAACAAAGGAGGAAGCGGAggagaatgaagaaaagttggACTTTGGTGAAGAAGAAATGAGATCAGAGATGGAGAAAATGAGCATGAAGGTGATGGAGCTTGAGAGAGAGTGCAATATGATGAGAAAAGAGATTGACAATGGCGGCAGCCCTAAGGTGAGGAAAGAGAAAACTAGCTTGTGGAGAGAAATGAAGAGGAAGTTTGGGTGCGTCAACAGTGTGCACGATTCTAACTGccaattgaagaagaagaagaagaagaagatgcatCCAAAACAAGGAGTCTGA
- the LOC18785633 gene encoding BTB/POZ domain-containing protein At5g17580 isoform X1, whose product MSYRKMARRQSKHVSLCFSKSTCPPDLQPNVLGTPFMAEKELLAAKSAKFAALLEDNSKEDLSHFLRNMPADPETLELVARFYHGFQLQISTEKVVPLICVAHYLEMTENHSKNNLLGQALSFFQETILPSWNETVKAFRTTEKFLRHSLKLGLVEACMKSIITKALANPSLLGEPIKNSTKYVDDSEEEDEGYKPSARRRLFDLDFKSEDLTTLSLELYEPVIHEMNKHGVPSPYVAASLCNYTKKWVLSGSGEAVKSNYKKEILEAVERHLPPEKGLVPCTLLFEILRFANVLEVSSECRNGIEIRIGKQLDQAAVKDLLIPSQGYSKEMQYDIVCVRRILKVFYGSYTSSDISGLIAVAELIEDFLAEVASDIDLNIDTFVDLAEMSLAASLGTQRTLDGIYRAVDIYLDKHRHLTESEREEVCRVLDFQKVSPEAYEHAAKNEKLPLRVVVQVLFAGQLQLRDRILKEVQDSDDKSTKEEAEENEEKLDFGEEEMRSEMEKMSMKVMELERECNMMRKEIDNGGSPKVRKEKTSLWREMKRKFGCVNSVHDSNCQLKKKKKKKMHPKQGV is encoded by the exons ATGAGTTACAGAAAGATGGCAAGGAGACAAAGCAAACATGTATCATTATG CTTCTCTAAGTCTACATGCCCACCAGATTTGCAGCCCAATGTACTTGGTACGCCTTTCATGGCGGAGAAA GAGCTTCTGGCTGCAAAATCAGCCAAATTTGCTGCCTTACTCGAAGATAATTCCAAGGAAGATCTTTCTCATTTCCTCAGAAATATGCCTGCTGACCCCGAAACTCTTGAGCTTGTTGCCAGATTCTACCATGGCtttcaacttcaaatttcTACTGAGAAAGTTGTCCCCCTCATTTGTGTTGCTCACTACTTGGAGATGACAGAAAATCACAGCAAAAACAATCTTTTGGGCCAggctctttctttttttcaagaaacaaTACTCCCCAGCTGGAATGAAACTGTCAAGGCTTTCCGAACCACAGAAAAGTTCCTTCGACACTCCTTGAAGCTTGGATTGGTTGAGGCCTGCATGAAATCTATCATTACAAAGGCACTAGCTAATCCCAGCCTTCTTGGAGAACCAATCAAGAATTCCACCAAGTATGTGGATGATAGTGAGGAGGAGGACGAAGGCTATAAGCCGAGTGCAAGGAGAAGACTCTTTGACCTTGATTTTAAATCGGAGGATCTGACAACACTGTCCCTCGAACTCTATGAGCCAGTCATCCATGAAATGAATAAGCATGGAGTTCCATCACCGTACGTGGCTGCATCCCTTTGTAACTATACAAAGAAATGGGTTTTATCTGGCAGTGGAGAGGCAGTCAAGAGTAACTACAAAAAGGAAATCCTTGAAGCTGTGGAGAGGCATTTGCCTCCTGAGAAAGGACTTGTTCCATGCACCTTATTGTTCGAAATCCTCCGGTTTGCTAATGTTTTGGAAGTTAGCTCTGAATGTAGAAATGGGATTGAGATTAGAATCGGAAAACAACTGGACCAGGCAGCAGTCAAAGACCTCTTAATCCCTTCTCAAGGCTATTCCAAGGAAATGCAATATGATATTGTATGCGTGAGGAGGATATTGAAAGTTTTCTATGGCAGTTACACTTCGTCGGACATATCTGGGCTAATTGCAGTGGCAGAACTCATTGAGGATTTCTTGGCCGAAGTTGCAAGTGACATAGATTTGAACATAGATACATTTGTTGACTTAGCAGAGATGTCACTTGCAGCATCATTGGGAACACAAAGAACCTTGGATGGAATATACAGGGCAGTTGATATCTACTTAGATAAGCATAGGCACTTGACAGAGTCAGAGCGAGAGGAAGTGTGTCGAGTTTTGGATTTTCAGAAAGTGTCCCCTGAAGCTTATGAGCATGCTgctaaaaatgaaaagttgCCTTTAAGGGTGGTGGTGCAAGTGTTGTTTGCAGGGCAGTTGCAGCTGCGAGACAGGATCCTGAAGGAGGTGCAGGATTCTGATGACAAATCAACAAAGGAGGAAGCGGAggagaatgaagaaaagttggACTTTGGTGAAGAAGAAATGAGATCAGAGATGGAGAAAATGAGCATGAAGGTGATGGAGCTTGAGAGAGAGTGCAATATGATGAGAAAAGAGATTGACAATGGCGGCAGCCCTAAGGTGAGGAAAGAGAAAACTAGCTTGTGGAGAGAAATGAAGAGGAAGTTTGGGTGCGTCAACAGTGTGCACGATTCTAACTGccaattgaagaagaagaagaagaagaagatgcatCCAAAACAAGGAGTCTGA
- the LOC18785633 gene encoding BTB/POZ domain-containing protein At5g17580 isoform X2, with protein sequence MYHYDLQPNVLGTPFMAEKELLAAKSAKFAALLEDNSKEDLSHFLRNMPADPETLELVARFYHGFQLQISTEKVVPLICVAHYLEMTENHSKNNLLGQALSFFQETILPSWNETVKAFRTTEKFLRHSLKLGLVEACMKSIITKALANPSLLGEPIKNSTKYVDDSEEEDEGYKPSARRRLFDLDFKSEDLTTLSLELYEPVIHEMNKHGVPSPYVAASLCNYTKKWVLSGSGEAVKSNYKKEILEAVERHLPPEKGLVPCTLLFEILRFANVLEVSSECRNGIEIRIGKQLDQAAVKDLLIPSQGYSKEMQYDIVCVRRILKVFYGSYTSSDISGLIAVAELIEDFLAEVASDIDLNIDTFVDLAEMSLAASLGTQRTLDGIYRAVDIYLDKHRHLTESEREEVCRVLDFQKVSPEAYEHAAKNEKLPLRVVVQVLFAGQLQLRDRILKEVQDSDDKSTKEEAEENEEKLDFGEEEMRSEMEKMSMKVMELERECNMMRKEIDNGGSPKVRKEKTSLWREMKRKFGCVNSVHDSNCQLKKKKKKKMHPKQGV encoded by the exons ATGTATCATTATG ATTTGCAGCCCAATGTACTTGGTACGCCTTTCATGGCGGAGAAA GAGCTTCTGGCTGCAAAATCAGCCAAATTTGCTGCCTTACTCGAAGATAATTCCAAGGAAGATCTTTCTCATTTCCTCAGAAATATGCCTGCTGACCCCGAAACTCTTGAGCTTGTTGCCAGATTCTACCATGGCtttcaacttcaaatttcTACTGAGAAAGTTGTCCCCCTCATTTGTGTTGCTCACTACTTGGAGATGACAGAAAATCACAGCAAAAACAATCTTTTGGGCCAggctctttctttttttcaagaaacaaTACTCCCCAGCTGGAATGAAACTGTCAAGGCTTTCCGAACCACAGAAAAGTTCCTTCGACACTCCTTGAAGCTTGGATTGGTTGAGGCCTGCATGAAATCTATCATTACAAAGGCACTAGCTAATCCCAGCCTTCTTGGAGAACCAATCAAGAATTCCACCAAGTATGTGGATGATAGTGAGGAGGAGGACGAAGGCTATAAGCCGAGTGCAAGGAGAAGACTCTTTGACCTTGATTTTAAATCGGAGGATCTGACAACACTGTCCCTCGAACTCTATGAGCCAGTCATCCATGAAATGAATAAGCATGGAGTTCCATCACCGTACGTGGCTGCATCCCTTTGTAACTATACAAAGAAATGGGTTTTATCTGGCAGTGGAGAGGCAGTCAAGAGTAACTACAAAAAGGAAATCCTTGAAGCTGTGGAGAGGCATTTGCCTCCTGAGAAAGGACTTGTTCCATGCACCTTATTGTTCGAAATCCTCCGGTTTGCTAATGTTTTGGAAGTTAGCTCTGAATGTAGAAATGGGATTGAGATTAGAATCGGAAAACAACTGGACCAGGCAGCAGTCAAAGACCTCTTAATCCCTTCTCAAGGCTATTCCAAGGAAATGCAATATGATATTGTATGCGTGAGGAGGATATTGAAAGTTTTCTATGGCAGTTACACTTCGTCGGACATATCTGGGCTAATTGCAGTGGCAGAACTCATTGAGGATTTCTTGGCCGAAGTTGCAAGTGACATAGATTTGAACATAGATACATTTGTTGACTTAGCAGAGATGTCACTTGCAGCATCATTGGGAACACAAAGAACCTTGGATGGAATATACAGGGCAGTTGATATCTACTTAGATAAGCATAGGCACTTGACAGAGTCAGAGCGAGAGGAAGTGTGTCGAGTTTTGGATTTTCAGAAAGTGTCCCCTGAAGCTTATGAGCATGCTgctaaaaatgaaaagttgCCTTTAAGGGTGGTGGTGCAAGTGTTGTTTGCAGGGCAGTTGCAGCTGCGAGACAGGATCCTGAAGGAGGTGCAGGATTCTGATGACAAATCAACAAAGGAGGAAGCGGAggagaatgaagaaaagttggACTTTGGTGAAGAAGAAATGAGATCAGAGATGGAGAAAATGAGCATGAAGGTGATGGAGCTTGAGAGAGAGTGCAATATGATGAGAAAAGAGATTGACAATGGCGGCAGCCCTAAGGTGAGGAAAGAGAAAACTAGCTTGTGGAGAGAAATGAAGAGGAAGTTTGGGTGCGTCAACAGTGTGCACGATTCTAACTGccaattgaagaagaagaagaagaagaagatgcatCCAAAACAAGGAGTCTGA